The proteins below come from a single Harpia harpyja isolate bHarHar1 chromosome 2, bHarHar1 primary haplotype, whole genome shotgun sequence genomic window:
- the DCUN1D4 gene encoding DCN1-like protein 4 isoform X5 yields MYRKYDSTRIKAEEEVFSSKRCLEWFYEYAGADDIVGPEGMEKFCEDIGVEPENVVMLVLAWKLDAQNMGYFTLQEWLKGMTSLQCDTTEKLRNSLEYLRSLLNEPTNFKLIYRYAFDFAREKDQRSLDINTAKCMLGLLLGKTWSLFPVFHQFLEQSKYKVINKDQWCNVLEFSRTINLDLSNYDEDGAWPVLLDEFVEWYKGKQMT; encoded by the exons atgtataGAAAATATGATTCAACtagaataaaagcagaggaagaagtcTTTTCAAGTAAGAGATGCTTAGAATGGTTCTATGAATATGCAG gtgctGATGACATTGTAGGGCCAGAAGGTATGGAGAAATTTTGTGAAGACATTGGAGTTGAACCAGAAAAT GTAGTTATGCTTGTGCTAGCATGGAAGTTGGATGCACAAAACATGGGCTACTTTACATTACAAGAATGGTTAAAAGGAATGACATCGCTACA ATGTGATACTACAGAAAAATTGAGAAATTCTCTGGAGTACTTGAGATCTTTATTAAATGAGCCTACCAATTTTAAACTTATTTATAGATATGCATTTGACTTTGCACGG GAAAAGGACCAGCGCAGCCTAGATATCAATACTGCCAAGTGTATGTTGGGCCTTCTTTTAGGAAAAACATGGTCCctttttccagtgtttcaccagtTTCTAGAG CAATCAAAATACAAAGTTATCAATAAGGACCAATGGTGTAACGTTCTTGAATTCAGCAGAACAATTAACCTTGACCTCAGTAACTATGATGAAGATGGAGCCT GGCCAGTGTTGTTGGATGAGTTTGTGGAATGGtataaaggaaaacagatgaCATAG
- the DCUN1D4 gene encoding DCN1-like protein 4 isoform X4 translates to MPPRKKRRPAAGDDLSAKKSRHDGMYRKYDSTRIKAEEEVFSSKRCLEWFYEYAGADDIVGPEGMEKFCEDIGVEPENVVMLVLAWKLDAQNMGYFTLQEWLKGMTSLQCDTTEKLRNSLEYLRSLLNEPTNFKLIYRYAFDFAREKDQRSLDINTAKCMLGLLLGKTWSLFPVFHQFLEQSKYKVINKDQWCNVLEFSRTINLDLSNYDEDGAWPVLLDEFVEWYKGKQMT, encoded by the exons ATGCCtccaaggaaaaagaggagaccTGCAGCAGGAGATGATTTATCTGCTAAGAAAAGTAGACATGATGG tatgtataGAAAATATGATTCAACtagaataaaagcagaggaagaagtcTTTTCAAGTAAGAGATGCTTAGAATGGTTCTATGAATATGCAG gtgctGATGACATTGTAGGGCCAGAAGGTATGGAGAAATTTTGTGAAGACATTGGAGTTGAACCAGAAAAT GTAGTTATGCTTGTGCTAGCATGGAAGTTGGATGCACAAAACATGGGCTACTTTACATTACAAGAATGGTTAAAAGGAATGACATCGCTACA ATGTGATACTACAGAAAAATTGAGAAATTCTCTGGAGTACTTGAGATCTTTATTAAATGAGCCTACCAATTTTAAACTTATTTATAGATATGCATTTGACTTTGCACGG GAAAAGGACCAGCGCAGCCTAGATATCAATACTGCCAAGTGTATGTTGGGCCTTCTTTTAGGAAAAACATGGTCCctttttccagtgtttcaccagtTTCTAGAG CAATCAAAATACAAAGTTATCAATAAGGACCAATGGTGTAACGTTCTTGAATTCAGCAGAACAATTAACCTTGACCTCAGTAACTATGATGAAGATGGAGCCT GGCCAGTGTTGTTGGATGAGTTTGTGGAATGGtataaaggaaaacagatgaCATAG